The Bacteriovorax sp. Seq25_V genome has a window encoding:
- a CDS encoding NADH-quinone oxidoreductase subunit A, with protein sequence MSSHNLDVYMPVLILLAFAVIMVIGALLVGKLIRPSNPTDLKLTPYECGEEPIGSAWSNFNVRFYVIALVFLIFDVEGALMFPVAAVFRKFVEIGEGGAVLASFLLFITILALGVVYCWKKGDLDWVKSYQVSGKKDK encoded by the coding sequence ATGTCGTCACACAATCTTGATGTGTACATGCCGGTATTAATACTATTGGCGTTTGCAGTCATTATGGTAATAGGAGCGCTTCTAGTAGGGAAACTTATAAGACCTTCTAACCCAACCGATTTAAAATTAACACCATACGAATGTGGTGAGGAGCCTATTGGTTCTGCATGGTCTAACTTCAATGTTAGATTCTATGTTATCGCACTTGTGTTCTTAATCTTTGATGTTGAAGGTGCATTAATGTTTCCTGTCGCAGCAGTTTTTAGGAAGTTTGTAGAGATTGGTGAAGGCGGCGCAGTTTTAGCATCTTTTCTACTTTTCATTACGATACTAGCACTTGGTGTTGTGTATTGTTGGAAGAAAGGTGATCTTGACTGGGTAAAAAGTTATCAAGTTTCAGGTAAAAAGGATAAATAA
- the nuoH gene encoding NADH-quinone oxidoreductase subunit NuoH has translation MNSTVVSYLSQAPGYGFLTSRLSEVLGFDATGIVNFLIFFIVTFVIVNVMAAIGGLGTYAERKISADLQMRQGPNRVGPFGILQFLADGVKMILKEDIIPRQADKFMFHLAPFLCLGGVFMSLAVVPFSSGLALTNLNIGVFYLLGVSSLVGVGIFLGGYSSNSKWSMLGGMRGASQIVSYEVPVTLTILSVVLMAGSLSFDVITEAQGGFPHEWFLLHNPFTFIGFFVLFIGALAETNRAPFDLPEAESELVSGYHTEYSGMRFGFFALAEYIEVFVVCGVCAALFLGGYKVPFDLGSGDFLVKAFPSIEPMLAKQVGNILQLGAFVTKTLALYYVVIWIRWTLPRLRVDHLMVLCWKYLTPIALFNLVGCAVWLYAFEGKSIWYLIFKSGAAAAGAHH, from the coding sequence ATGAACTCAACGGTTGTATCTTATTTATCACAAGCACCAGGATATGGTTTTTTAACTTCAAGACTCTCAGAAGTTCTAGGTTTTGATGCCACTGGAATTGTGAATTTCTTAATTTTCTTCATTGTTACATTTGTAATTGTAAACGTGATGGCCGCTATCGGTGGTTTAGGTACATATGCAGAGAGAAAAATTTCTGCCGATTTACAAATGAGACAAGGTCCAAACAGAGTTGGGCCTTTTGGTATTCTTCAATTCTTAGCTGACGGTGTGAAGATGATCCTTAAAGAGGACATCATTCCAAGACAAGCTGATAAGTTCATGTTTCACCTTGCTCCATTTTTATGTCTTGGTGGTGTATTCATGTCACTTGCGGTTGTTCCGTTTTCTAGTGGACTAGCATTAACAAATTTAAATATTGGTGTTTTCTACCTTCTAGGTGTTTCTTCACTTGTTGGTGTTGGGATTTTTCTTGGTGGTTATTCTTCAAACTCTAAGTGGTCAATGCTTGGTGGTATGAGAGGTGCCTCACAAATCGTTTCTTACGAAGTTCCAGTAACACTTACGATTTTATCAGTTGTTCTAATGGCCGGAAGTCTTTCATTTGATGTAATTACTGAGGCACAAGGTGGTTTCCCACACGAGTGGTTCCTACTTCATAATCCATTCACTTTTATTGGTTTCTTTGTTCTTTTTATTGGAGCACTTGCTGAAACTAATAGAGCACCATTTGACCTTCCTGAAGCAGAATCGGAACTAGTATCAGGTTACCATACTGAATATTCTGGGATGAGATTTGGTTTCTTTGCTCTTGCTGAATATATTGAAGTATTTGTTGTGTGTGGTGTTTGTGCTGCGCTTTTCCTTGGTGGATATAAAGTTCCTTTTGATCTTGGTTCTGGTGATTTCCTAGTTAAGGCTTTCCCATCAATTGAGCCAATGCTTGCTAAGCAAGTTGGTAATATTCTTCAACTTGGAGCTTTCGTTACAAAAACGTTAGCTCTTTATTATGTTGTTATCTGGATTAGATGGACACTTCCAAGACTTAGAGTTGACCATTTAATGGTTCTTTGTTGGAAGTACTTAACTCCAATTGCATTATTTAACCTAGTTGGTTGTGCAGTTTGGTTATATGCCTTCGAAGGTAAATCAATTTGGTATTTAATTTTTAAAAGTGGTGCAGCAGCAGCTGGTGCTCATCACTAA
- a CDS encoding NADH-quinone oxidoreductase subunit J: MFLNIMFLLAAGATIGGSFLTATAKNLMHACVYLLLTLFGVAGLYATLGADFLAATQLVVYAGGVIILMLFAIMLTGGVREFVNKFGIDKVASMGTVKTYSIAGFMVLIMSFVIMKILAPVFKTYAPGELPAFTTTVEKLGTLLITDHVLAFEISSILLLGALIGAAVISRPGRTK; this comes from the coding sequence ATGTTTTTAAATATTATGTTTCTCTTGGCTGCGGGCGCGACAATCGGTGGATCATTCTTAACGGCCACTGCTAAAAACTTAATGCACGCATGTGTTTACTTACTACTTACACTTTTTGGTGTAGCTGGTCTGTATGCAACTTTAGGAGCGGACTTCTTAGCGGCAACACAATTAGTTGTTTATGCTGGTGGTGTTATTATCCTTATGCTTTTCGCCATCATGTTAACTGGTGGAGTTAGAGAGTTCGTTAACAAGTTTGGAATTGATAAAGTAGCTTCAATGGGGACAGTGAAAACTTACTCGATTGCAGGTTTCATGGTTCTAATCATGTCATTTGTTATCATGAAGATATTAGCTCCTGTGTTCAAGACTTATGCTCCAGGAGAGCTTCCTGCTTTTACAACAACAGTTGAAAAATTAGGAACGCTTCTAATTACTGACCATGTATTAGCATTTGAAATTTCTTCAATCCTACTTCTTGGTGCACTTATTGGTGCAGCAGTTATTTCAAGACCGGGGAGAACAAAATGA
- the nuoK gene encoding NADH-quinone oxidoreductase subunit NuoK — MISLPSYLIISFCLFIAGLTVMIARKNIIAMLLGIELILNAAALNFAAYTRFVNQNLDGHLMSLFIIVIAAAEAAVGLAIVIRFFQIKESIHIDDATELQS, encoded by the coding sequence ATGATCAGTTTACCATCATATTTAATTATTTCATTTTGCCTTTTCATTGCTGGTTTAACAGTAATGATCGCAAGAAAGAATATCATTGCAATGCTACTTGGTATTGAACTTATTCTAAATGCGGCAGCACTTAACTTTGCTGCGTACACAAGATTTGTTAATCAAAATCTTGATGGGCATTTAATGTCTTTATTTATTATTGTTATCGCTGCTGCTGAAGCTGCGGTAGGGTTAGCGATTGTTATTAGATTCTTCCAGATTAAAGAGTCTATTCACATCGATGACGCAACTGAATTACAGAGCTAA
- a CDS encoding NADH-quinone oxidoreductase subunit L, with translation MDYTISSVAPIVLLPFFAFVINAFLARKGGKATVAAVFLSCAAIVGSSFYAIKIFKDFVFGNYAADYYIHKVFTWFDLTGGGQEFAVNMGIYIDNMAAVMLLMVTVVATMIHIFSTYYMHHDMHYGRNGRFFVYMSLFTSAMLGLVLSDNLFSVFIFWELMGFCSYSLIGFYYEKEKTGNASIKAFMTTRIGDVFFLLGIVALWTHIGSVSFVDLYAAIANGLFDGASVLGIPLATFIAVCIFLGTIGKSAQFPLNVWLPDAMNGPTPCSALIHAATMVAAGVYLSLRIYPLIELGNLNYFVACIGGITALGAATIALVQTDFKAVLAFSTISQLGYMVLGVGVGSYNAAFMHLITHAIFKACLFLAAGSVIHSLHDHHTHEHVQEMPRMGGLRHKMKFTWFAMWCCTLAIAGVPFFSGFVSKDRILGDALVMATHGPKWIIPTALGFIGAFLTAFYMCRMMFLAFHGKPRDKEVYDHCHEEHFSWNRNLPLLFLSVFTLGVWFAGSLTGQGLVKVADPHHGKYEWFQTLIQKPVVSKFVSLQKEPFSQLDTRVKNSAEKSQYDHTYGLPEDEAHHVHHVHQIGAIASIFIALGGIFVAAMMYLWNKWNPGFWVNTFNRYYRTLQNKYYMDDLYIKGFIQGMLLPFNNLLSRFDMGFYDKYVVDGWAVVTRYLMNVSKWFDNLFVDTIMVDGTGASVRFFNVILRTIQSGKIQFYIIMIVLVIFGYILAL, from the coding sequence ATGGATTATACGATCTCAAGTGTAGCACCAATTGTTCTCTTGCCATTTTTTGCTTTCGTTATTAACGCGTTCTTAGCAAGAAAGGGTGGTAAGGCAACTGTCGCTGCTGTATTTTTATCATGTGCCGCTATTGTTGGTTCATCATTTTATGCAATTAAGATCTTCAAAGACTTTGTTTTTGGAAATTACGCTGCAGATTACTACATTCACAAAGTATTTACTTGGTTCGACCTTACTGGTGGAGGGCAAGAATTTGCGGTGAATATGGGGATTTACATCGATAACATGGCAGCAGTAATGCTTCTTATGGTTACGGTTGTTGCAACGATGATTCACATTTTCTCTACGTATTACATGCACCACGATATGCACTATGGAAGAAATGGTAGATTCTTTGTTTATATGTCTCTATTTACTTCTGCAATGCTCGGTCTTGTGCTTTCAGATAACCTTTTCTCAGTATTTATCTTCTGGGAACTTATGGGATTCTGTTCTTACTCTTTAATTGGTTTTTACTACGAAAAAGAAAAGACAGGAAACGCAAGTATCAAAGCTTTCATGACGACAAGAATAGGGGATGTTTTCTTCCTTTTAGGAATTGTTGCTCTTTGGACACATATTGGTTCAGTTTCTTTTGTTGATTTATATGCTGCGATTGCAAACGGACTATTTGATGGTGCTAGTGTACTTGGTATTCCACTTGCTACATTTATTGCAGTTTGTATCTTCCTTGGAACTATTGGAAAATCAGCTCAATTCCCATTAAACGTTTGGCTACCAGACGCGATGAATGGACCAACTCCATGTTCGGCCCTAATTCACGCTGCTACAATGGTTGCTGCTGGGGTTTACTTATCTCTAAGAATTTATCCATTAATTGAACTTGGAAACCTAAACTACTTTGTTGCTTGTATTGGTGGTATCACAGCTCTTGGTGCTGCGACGATCGCTCTAGTGCAAACAGACTTCAAAGCAGTTCTAGCTTTTTCAACAATTTCTCAACTCGGATACATGGTTTTAGGTGTTGGTGTTGGATCATATAATGCTGCATTCATGCACTTAATTACTCACGCGATTTTCAAGGCTTGTTTATTCCTTGCTGCTGGATCGGTAATTCACTCGCTTCACGATCACCACACTCATGAGCACGTACAAGAAATGCCAAGAATGGGTGGTCTAAGACATAAGATGAAATTCACTTGGTTTGCAATGTGGTGTTGTACTCTTGCAATCGCTGGTGTTCCATTCTTCTCTGGTTTTGTTTCTAAAGATAGAATTCTTGGTGACGCGCTTGTTATGGCAACTCACGGACCGAAGTGGATTATCCCAACAGCTCTAGGATTTATCGGTGCATTCCTAACAGCATTCTATATGTGTAGAATGATGTTCTTAGCTTTCCACGGGAAGCCAAGAGATAAAGAAGTTTATGACCACTGTCATGAAGAGCACTTCTCTTGGAATAGAAACTTACCATTATTATTCCTTTCAGTGTTTACGCTAGGAGTTTGGTTTGCTGGATCTTTAACAGGTCAAGGACTTGTTAAGGTTGCTGATCCTCACCATGGAAAATATGAGTGGTTCCAGACATTAATTCAAAAGCCAGTTGTTTCGAAATTTGTTTCTTTACAAAAAGAACCATTCTCGCAACTTGATACAAGAGTTAAAAATAGTGCTGAGAAATCACAATATGACCACACATATGGTTTACCAGAAGATGAGGCTCACCATGTACATCACGTACATCAAATTGGTGCTATCGCTTCGATCTTTATTGCTCTCGGTGGTATCTTCGTAGCAGCGATGATGTATCTATGGAATAAGTGGAATCCAGGATTTTGGGTTAACACTTTCAATAGATATTATAGAACATTACAAAACAAATACTATATGGATGATCTTTATATTAAAGGATTTATTCAAGGGATGCTTCTACCGTTTAATAATCTACTATCAAGATTTGATATGGGATTCTACGACAAGTACGTAGTAGATGGTTGGGCCGTAGTTACTCGTTACCTTATGAATGTCTCGAAGTGGTTTGATAACTTATTCGTAGACACGATTATGGTTGATGGTACAGGTGCATCGGTTAGATTTTTCAACGTGATACTTAGGACAATTCAATCTGGAAAGATTCAGTTCTATATCATTATGATTGTATTAGTAATTTTTGGTTATATTTTAGCTTTATAA
- a CDS encoding NuoM family protein, giving the protein MSGHSNLLSWILWMPIVGVLGVLLIPRTKETLIRFWSLINTVITLALSVVLYMKFDTTTPGMQAAFTIKKAWISQFNIFYHLAVDGISLPMILLTSLLFFICILSSWTVKKQVKGYFALFLFLQSTVFGVFLSMDFFLFYVYWEVMLIPMFFLIGIWGGENREYAAVKFFLYTFFGSILMLVGMVALYFVTGQGVDSFNILALSGGKFANETVNMFGMALPFAKIFFVALFIGFAIKVPVFPFHTWLPHAHVQAPTAISVILAGVLLKMGTYGFLRIAFPIFPGASVYFADAIAWLGLINIIYGAFCAMAQTDVKKLVAYSSVSHMGFVMLGLAAMTVQGVNGAVLQMFNHGTSTAMMFLLIGILYERSHHRWIVRPDGTKGFGGLYTQLPKFSIIFIIAMFASMGLPGLSGFISEALIFLGIYNRFTTITVIAVLGLLLGAAYLLWMFKRMFFGEVIEENKSYTDVNSREIFYMLPLCVAVILFGVYPAPLLNIMKASVGKLVSLLAQF; this is encoded by the coding sequence GTGAGCGGTCATTCTAATTTGCTAAGTTGGATTCTGTGGATGCCGATTGTTGGTGTTCTTGGAGTATTATTAATCCCAAGAACTAAAGAGACTTTAATTAGATTTTGGTCTCTTATTAACACGGTTATTACTCTAGCATTATCGGTTGTACTTTATATGAAGTTCGATACGACAACGCCAGGTATGCAAGCAGCTTTTACAATTAAAAAAGCATGGATCAGTCAGTTTAATATTTTCTACCACCTTGCGGTTGATGGTATTTCACTTCCAATGATCTTATTAACATCTTTACTTTTCTTTATCTGTATCCTTTCTTCATGGACAGTAAAGAAACAAGTTAAAGGTTACTTTGCATTATTTTTATTTCTTCAGTCGACAGTATTTGGAGTATTCCTTTCAATGGACTTCTTCTTATTCTACGTTTACTGGGAAGTTATGCTTATTCCAATGTTCTTCCTAATCGGAATTTGGGGTGGAGAAAACAGAGAGTATGCAGCTGTAAAATTCTTCTTATATACATTCTTTGGTTCTATTCTAATGTTAGTTGGTATGGTTGCTCTATACTTCGTAACTGGTCAAGGTGTTGATTCTTTCAATATTCTTGCTCTATCGGGTGGGAAGTTTGCAAACGAAACAGTTAATATGTTCGGCATGGCACTGCCATTCGCGAAAATATTCTTTGTCGCTCTATTTATTGGTTTTGCGATTAAAGTTCCTGTTTTCCCATTTCACACTTGGTTACCACATGCTCACGTTCAGGCTCCAACTGCGATCTCAGTTATCCTTGCTGGTGTTCTATTAAAGATGGGTACATATGGTTTCTTAAGAATTGCATTTCCAATCTTCCCAGGTGCTTCAGTTTACTTTGCTGATGCAATCGCTTGGCTAGGTTTAATTAATATCATCTACGGTGCATTCTGTGCGATGGCTCAAACCGATGTTAAAAAACTTGTTGCATACTCTTCAGTATCTCACATGGGTTTTGTTATGCTAGGTCTTGCAGCTATGACTGTTCAAGGTGTTAATGGAGCTGTTCTTCAGATGTTCAACCACGGAACTTCAACAGCTATGATGTTCCTTCTAATTGGTATTCTTTATGAAAGATCTCACCACAGATGGATTGTTAGACCAGATGGAACAAAAGGTTTTGGAGGTCTTTATACACAATTACCAAAATTCTCAATCATCTTTATTATCGCGATGTTCGCATCAATGGGATTACCAGGTCTTTCAGGATTTATCTCTGAAGCGCTAATCTTCCTAGGGATCTATAACAGATTTACAACAATTACTGTAATCGCGGTACTTGGTCTTCTTCTTGGTGCAGCTTACCTATTATGGATGTTCAAGAGAATGTTCTTTGGTGAAGTTATTGAAGAAAACAAATCATACACAGATGTAAATTCAAGAGAAATTTTCTACATGTTACCACTATGTGTTGCTGTTATCCTTTTTGGAGTTTACCCAGCACCACTACTTAACATTATGAAAGCTTCTGTTGGTAAATTAGTTTCTCTACTAGCTCAGTTCTAG